The DNA region GTCAGTAGCCATACGGGCGAAGGTGTTGAAAATATAAAAGAGTTGCTCAATAACAAAGTCAGTGTTTTTGCTGGTCAGTCTGGCGTGGGGAAATCGTCCTTAATTAATGCCTTAATGCCAGAAGCAGAATTGTTAATTGGCGATGTATCCGATAACTCAGGTTTGGGCCAACATACAACAACCACAGCCAAGTTACTGCATTTTGTCAGCGGCGGTGATTTAATTGATTCACCGGGTATACGTGAATTTGCTTTATGGCACTTAGACGCCATCAGGGTTGGTTGGTGTTTTATTGAATTTAGAGAGTTTTTAGGAACATGTAAGTTTCGCGATTGTAAGCATGGCGATGACCCAGGTTGTGCTTTACAACAAGCATTAGCTGATGGAAAAATTACTCAAGATCGCTTTAGTAATTATCAGCGTATTATTGCCAGTTTAGATGAGCAACGTCATGCTCGGCATTTCCGTGCAATTGATGAATAATATTCATTACAGATAGAAGCCTGTAGAATCTATAGCATTAAGTTTATAGTTCAACCAGATTAGAGAAAGGGGAAATACATTGGACTCAATTAAAATTGCTTTGCAATACATGCTGCCAAAACACTTTCTATCACGCTTAGTCGGTAAGTTTGCTGAAGCTGAAGCAGGCGCGATCACCACGGCGGGGATTAAGTGGTTTATCAAAAAATACAAAATTGATATGTCAGAAGCATTGCAGTCTGAGCCAGAAGCTTATAAAACATTCAATGCATTTTTTACTCGAGCGTTAAAACCTGAACTCAGACCATTGTGCCAAGACACCAATATTATGGTGCACCCTGTTGATGGCGCTGTAAGTCAATGCGGCCCAATTGAAGCTGGCAATATTTTCCAAGCCAAAGGTCACAGTTATACCTCTGAAGCATTATTAGGTGGTAATAAGGCTGATGCGGCACGCTTTGATAGTGGCGACTTTGCAACCATTTACTTGGCGCCCAAAGATTACCACCGCATCCATATGCCAATTACCGGCACATTATCAAAAATGACATACGTGCCAGGTGATTTGTTCTCAGTGAATCCACTCACCGCGCAAAATGTGCCAGGACTGTTTGCACGTAATGAACGTGTCGTCGCAATATTTGAAACCCAAGCAGGCCCGCTTGCGATGGTACTAGTCGGTGCAACCATTGTTGCCAGCATTGAAACTATATGGTCTGGTACAGTTACCCCACCAGGCGGTAAGCAAGTCTTTAGCTGGGATTATCCAACAACAGGGCCAGAAGCATTAACCCTAGAAAAAGGCGCCGAAATGGGTCGCTTTAAGTTAGGAAGCACGGTAGTGATGTTATTTGCCCAAGATGCCATTGATACATTTGCTGATGGCGTCGAACCAGGTGAAACTACGCGCATGGGTCAACCTTTCGCGAAACTCTCCCAACAGTAATTAATATGACGGTAACTAAACCCCACTCTGGGTTAGTTGAA from Shewanella polaris includes:
- the asd gene encoding archaetidylserine decarboxylase (Phosphatidylserine decarboxylase is synthesized as a single chain precursor. Generation of the pyruvoyl active site from a Ser is coupled to cleavage of a Gly-Ser bond between the larger (beta) and smaller (alpha chains). It is an integral membrane protein.), with the protein product MDSIKIALQYMLPKHFLSRLVGKFAEAEAGAITTAGIKWFIKKYKIDMSEALQSEPEAYKTFNAFFTRALKPELRPLCQDTNIMVHPVDGAVSQCGPIEAGNIFQAKGHSYTSEALLGGNKADAARFDSGDFATIYLAPKDYHRIHMPITGTLSKMTYVPGDLFSVNPLTAQNVPGLFARNERVVAIFETQAGPLAMVLVGATIVASIETIWSGTVTPPGGKQVFSWDYPTTGPEALTLEKGAEMGRFKLGSTVVMLFAQDAIDTFADGVEPGETTRMGQPFAKLSQQ